The genomic segment ACGCCTCGAGCGGTTAGAGCAACGCCTTCAGCTCGGCGAGGCTGGCGATCGTGTGATCGGGCACGATCGCGGTGTCGTTGGGGCGGCCGTCTCGATTGAGCCAGACAGAGGTTGCGCCCACGGCATGGGCCCCGGCGACATCGGCCGCCAGCGAATCGCCGACATGGATCGTGTGTTCGGCGCGGCAGCCAAGGTGGTCGAAGGCGTAATCGAACAGGTCGGGCGAAGGCTTGGCACGATACATCGCGCCTGCGAAGGCGATCACATCAAAGCGGTCGGCGATGCCCAGATGCTTCGGATGCGTGTTGCCATTGGACAGCAGGGCCAGATGCAGATCGGAGTCGAGGCGGGCGAAAAGCGGAACGACATCGCGATACAGCGGCGTGGCCTTGAGCCGGTGTTCGAGATAGACCGCATACAGCTGGTCGCCGAGCCGATCATCGGCCGCGTCGTGCTCGACGAGCAGCGTCCGGAAAGCGCGACGGCGAATCGCGGCGAATGACAGGCCGGCCGCGCTGGCGTCGGCCAGAATGCGCTCGCGAACGGCCATCATGGGCCGAATATCGGGCAGCGCGGCGGCCAGTGTCGGCCGTCGTTCGATCAGCGCCCGACGGGTCGCTTCGAGCGCGGCACGCATGCCCGCATCGAAATTCCATAGCGTCATGTCGCCGTCGAAGCTCAGCAGCCGATAGTGCGATCGCATGGGCTCCCGGCGTGCGCCGATCGATGAGCCATGGCGCGATACCATAACAGTCACGCGGTCGATACAATGCTTGTTCAATTGTAGGGGCGCGCATGACGACCACCTATCTCGAACTGCAAGTGCTGAGCACGGGCCAGACATCGCGCCTGGCCGAGATGTTCCGTCTGCTCGGCGAGCCGAATCGGCTATCGCTGGTCTATGCCTGTCTGGAAGAGCCCCGCAGCGTGCAGACGCTCGCGGCAGATATCGATATCTCGATGTCGCTGGCCAGCCACCATCTCAGGCTTCTGCGGGCCGCGCGGTTGCTGCGCGCCGAGCGCCGCGGCAAGCAGGTGTTCTACGTGGCCGCAGATGCACACGTACAGCGGGTGTTGCGGGACATGGTCGAGCACAGCGACGAACAGGATTTGTAATGAGCCACGATCACGCACACGACCACGACCACGATCACGACCACGGCGGCCTGGGCGGCCATCATCACCATGGCGGCAGCGGCCGGGTGCTGGTGTTTTCGCTCTGCCTGACCCTGGCATTCGCCTTCGTGGAGGCGGTCGGCGGCTGGTGGGCGGATTCGCTCGCGCTGATGTCCGACGCCGGGCACATGTTCACCGACAGTTCGTCGCTGGCGATCGGCGCCGTGGCCGCCTGGATGGCCAAGCGACCAGCCTCGCGTGTGCACTCGTTCGGGTTGCAGCGTGCGGAAGTGCTGGGCGCCCTGATCAATGCAGTGCTCATGATCGTGGTGGTGGTCGCGATCGCGGTCTCCGCGATTGAGCGTTTCGCCGAGCCGCGTACCGTGGCCGGCGCACCGGTGATGGTCATCGCGGGCATTGGCCTGGTGATGAATATCGCCGTGGCGGTGATCCTGATGCGCGGCGAGCAGACCATGAACGTCCGCGGCGCGCTCATCCACGTCATCGGCGATCTGCTGGGGTCGGTGGCCGCACTGGCGGCCGGTCTGATCATTATTCTCACCGGCTGGATGCCGATCGACCCGATTCTCTCGCTGTTGGTCAGCGCGCTGATTCTGGTGTCCGCTTGGCGGCTGCTCAGGGAAGTCGTACACGTACTCATGGAAGGCGTGCCCAAGGGCGTGGACGCCCGTCAGGTCAGCCGTGCACTGGCCGATGTCGAGGGCGTGCAATCGGTGCACGATCTGCACATCTGGAGCCTGTCCTCCAGCCAGCGAGCGCTCGCTGCCCATGTGGAGATCGCCCGACTGGCCGAATGGCAGACTATCCTGCCGCGGCTGCAAGCGCTGCTGGCCGATCGGTATGCAATCACCCATACGACGCTGCAGCCGGAAGATCGTCAGACTGCCATCGACTGTGCCGGCGGCGCCGACTGCGGGCTGGCATCGCGGGCCTGATGCGCTCTGCGTTCGTCGCTGCCAGCGCTCGCCGGGCGCGATGTCGTCGGGCGGTCAATCCGTTGTGACGATCAAGATCAAGCGAATCTACGACCCGCTGATCGCCGACGATGGCTATCGCGTGTTGGTCGATCGTATCTGGCCGCGCGGGATCGCCAAGCAAGACGCGGCGCTCGACGAGTGGGCTCGTGTGCTGGCGCCGTCCACGCGATTGCGCCGATGGTTCGGGCACGATCGCCAGCGCTGGACAGGCTTTCGTCGGGCTTATCTGGAGGAGCTGGCCGACTGCGACCCGGCGCCGGCCGACGCGCTCCGGGCTCGGGCGAGGGACGGGCAGGTCACGCTATTGTTCGCAGCCCGCGATACCGAGTACAACCATGCCGTAGTGCTCGCGCGTTATCTGGAACAACGGTCATGAACGACGAGACGCCACGTCAGTTGGCCGAGCGAGTGCGCGAGGCCTGCCTAAGCGCATTGCTTGCCGGGCACGAGCAGGCAGCGATAGCCGGTCTGTGCGGCGAGGGCGCGTTCGAGGCAGCCGTGGGTGCGGTACAGGAACTGAACCTGGATGCCCTGCTCGCCGATCCAATCGTCTCCCACGAGCCACCCTCAACCGCGTCCGAGGACTGAACACGGGCCGGCCCTGGTGTCGTGCCGTCGGGTCGCTGAGTGTCGAGTGTTGTCTGGCCGGTGGACGGGCCGAATACAATGCCCGCGCCGAATTGGCGGCCGCCGACGCCGAGAAATCGGCCACCGGCGTCCTGACGCAATATCGCATACAGGAATGCTTTTGCGAATCCGGAATGAAGTATGTCAAAGCCGTAGCCGGCCATCATCAGCGAATCATGGCGGCAAGCAGACATCGACCCTGTAGCGGATAGACGCATCGCCTGCGTTGGCCGCGATATCGCCCGGCTGGAATCCTGACGGGCGGCTGTGAATCCGCATCACCTCGGTGCGGGTGGCCCTTGGCCCATTCTCCACAGTCGATCGACGACGCGCGACTCACGGGATCGCCCTGCTGCAAGACGTGTTCGGCATGTTTCACGGTGCGTGGCGGATACGTCGAAGGCCGTTCTTCGGTCCAGACACAAGTATCCTCCAGATTGTTTTGACATGCGGCACAAAGTGCTGTTTATTGACACGTGTTGCCGCTGGGCACAGCGTCCCAAGTACGGCCCCTGCAGAACATACGCAACGAGACATCGATCCGTCACGATCGATCGGTGTGCCTTGAGGAGACACGACAATGAGCGATCAGAGAAAACACCCGGCACGTGGCGATGCCTTCGATTCGCCGTCCGCACCGGTTGCGCCTTCACGGCGGCGTTTTCTCACCCATACGCTGGGCATCGGGGGTGGGCTGGTCGCCTATGGCGCCACCGGCGGGGCCGCATTGGCCGCCACGGCCGGCGGCGCGGCCAAGAGCGACCCGGCCCAGGCCGAGTTGCCTGAAGCGGTGCGCTGGAAAGAGGCCGATGCGTTCGTGCTACACGGGCGCAGCCCGATCACCCTGGAGAGCAAGCGCAGCGCGTTCGGCAGCAGTGGCATCACTCCGGCTAACCGTCTGTATGTTCGCAACAATCTGCCCGTACCCGATGCCCGTATCGTCGCCGACCCCAACGCATGGGAACTGACGGTCGAAGGCGTCGAGCAGCCGCGTACGCTGAGTGTGGCCGAACTCAAGACCATGGGTCTGACATCGGTGGCGATGGTATTGCAGTGCTCGGGCAACGGGCGCGGCTTTTTCGCGCATGAAACCAGCGGCTCACAATGGCGTACCGGCGCGGCCGGGAACGTCATCTGGAGCGGTGTGCCGCTCAAGACGGTCGTCGAAGCACTCGGTGGACCGGTCGATGGGGTGAAGTTCGTTACCAGCACCGGCGGTGAGGCGCTGCCCGAAGGGCTGGACCCCGATCTGGTACAGGTCGAGCGTTCGATTCCAGTCGACAAGGGACTCGACGACGTCCTTCTCGCCTGGGAGATGAACGGCGCGCCCATCCCGCTCGCCCATGGCGGGCCGCTTCGGGTGATCGTGCCGGGCTACTATGGCTGCAATAACGTCAAATACGTCAAACGCGTGGCGCTGACGAGCGCTGAAAGTACGGCCAAGATTCAGCAGACAAGCTATCGCATCCGGCCGATCGGGGTGTCTGGCGCACCGGATCAGCCGTCGATGTGGGATATGAACGTGAAGTCGTGGATCACCGGGCCGGGCGCCGACGAGTCGCTGCCCGTGAAATCTGGACGGCAAGTGATTCACGGCGTGGCGTTCGGCGGCAACGAGGCCGTGGAGTCTGTCGACGTCTCGATCGATGGCGGCAAGACCTGGGAGACCGCCGAACTCATCGGCCCGGATATGGGGCCCTATGCCTGGCGTACGTTTGCACTGGAAACGAACCTGCCCGCGGGCACGCATCGTCTGGCCAGCCGCGCGACCAGTGCCTCGGGTGAGCGTCAGCCGGAGGCACGGCAGGAAAACGAGCGCGGCTACGGAAACAATAGCTGGCGCGACCATGCGCTGATGGTCGAGGTCGGCTGATGTGCAGGAGCCACACCATTCGCCTGTGCGGTTCGGCCGCTGCGATACTGCTGGCCATGTCGGCGACGGCGCTGGCCGAAGACGCGGCTAGCGGCAAGAAGATATTCACCGAGCAGGCCAAGCCGTCTTGTACCGTCTGCCACACGCTATCGGATGCCGGCAGCCAAGGACAGATAGGCCCCAATCTGGATGATCTCAAGCCGAGCCGTGATCGGGTGTACAAGGCGGTGACCGGCGGCGTCGGCGCCATGCCGCCGTACAAGGATGCGTTGAGTGACGCCCAGCGGCGCGCGGTGGCGGACTACGTCTCGCAGGCCACCGGCGGCGGTTGAAGTCGCGACCGTCAGACAAGACCAGATAAAAAAGCCCGCATCGGACGATCGATGCGGGCTTTTTTCTTATCGGCACGCGCCTCGCGGCGTTATTTGCTCTGATAGTAGTCCATCAAGATCTCGGCGACCTCGGGACGCGAGAACTCGGGCGGCGGGGCGGTGCCATTACCGAGCATCTCGCGCACCTTGGTGCCCGACAGGATCACGAAGTCGTCTTTGGTGTGGTCCGGCACGTCGCGCATCATCACCACCTTGCCGAGTTTCTTCGAGAACGCAGTATGGTCGGCGGCGAAGATCTCGATATCGAGTGCACCGTCGGGTACCTGTGTGTCGAAGATCGTCTGTGCATCGAACGGGCCGTAGAAATCGCCCACGCCGGCGTGGTCGCGTCCCACGATGAGATAGCTGCAGCCGGCGTTCTGACGGAACACCGCATGCAGTACCGCCTCTCGGGGGCCGGCATAGAGCATGTCGAAGCCGTAGCCGGTGATCATTACCGAGTTTTCCGGAAAGTAGACATCGACCATCTTGCGGATGGCTGCGTCGCGCACGTTAGCCGGAATATCGCCGGGCTTGAGTTTGCCGAGCAGCATGTGAATGAGGATGCCATCGGCGCCGGTGGCCTCGAGCGCCATCTTGCACAGTTCCTCGTGGGCACGATGCATGGGGTTGCGGGTCTGGAAGGCCACGACTTTGTCCCAGCCGCGTTCTGCGAACTCCTCGCGGATCGAGCCTGCGGTACGGAAGGTGTCCGGAAAATCTTTCTCGAAGTAGCTGAAGTTCAGCACCTGAATCGGCCCGTGCACGATATAGCGGCCCATGCCGTTGAAGGTCGCGACGCCCGGGTGTTCCGGGTCGTTGGTGCCGAATACCTGGCCGGTGAGCGTGGCCATTTCGTCATCGCTGATTTCATCGATGCCTTCGATGTCCTGGACGGCGATGACCGGGGTGCCCGGTACGTTCGGGTCCTTCAGGGCGATACGGGCCGCGCCCTTGATGGGTTCGATATCGTCGACGATGTTGACGATGGGCACCGGCCAGAACAGGCCGTCGGTGGTTTCCAGCCGGGCACCGACCGACAGTGCATCGGCCTTGCTCATGAAACCGGACAACGGGTTGAAATAGCCCGCGCCGAGCATGACGCAGTTTGCCGCGGCCGCAGAACTGACGGTCAGTGCCGGCAACTCGTGGCCTTCCTGGACCAGCTGCTCGCGAACCTTATCGTCGGCGACAAAAAGCGGATTGAGCGTGTCGGAACCGTGCGGTTTGATCATCGAAACTGCGCCTGCATTGAAAACCGAAAAAAGCCCCGGCGGCCGTTGTCGTCACGGCCGGAATGATCGGGTACTGTGCTGATGGCGCCCGATTCTAACGTAAAAGGCGTGCCGGCCGGGCGTGGCCGCGCTCTGCGCGCGAGCGGATCAGCGATCGTCCAGCAGTGTGCGGTCGATGACGATATCCAGCTCGAGCAGCCGGAAGGACAGGGTCTTGCCGTGGCCGTCGAGGTTGAGCGCGCCGTTGACGCCGCCCTGCAGGACCTCGTCGAGCACGAGATTCATGCCGGCCAGACGGGGCAATGGATAACGGCGCACGGCCGTGGCGCCGCGATGGGCGAACCATGCCGCCACGCGCTGTTCGGTAACCTGCTCGATCAGCGTGTCGTACCAGGCGTCTCGATAGGCGAACACGGCCAGGTTCAGACGATTACCTTTATCGCCGGCGCGTGCATGAGCCAGCTCGTGCAGGCGTACGATCACGTGCTGGTCATCGGGTTCAGGCATGGCTACGGTCGAGATGCTCGGTCTGCGGGGTGAGTCGGGTGGCGAAGGCGTCGACGTCCTCGCGCCGTACCAGATAGGACGCGGTGCACACCCGGCGCTGGAAACTGCGGCGTACGCCCCCGCCGCCAGCCGGCCCGGCGCAATACAGTGCCAGCAGTTCCTGGGTGGCGCGCTCGACCCAGCGGCGCTGGCCATGCTCGACGGCCAGACGCAGCCGGTAGTCGCCGTCGGCCGGCGCCTGACCGGCGCCGCCGAGCGTGCTTTCGTCGTCGTCGAATACGCTGATCGCACCGATGATGTCCAGACGGCTGCGCAGATCGGCCGGCGCACGGAATGCCAGACGGGCGCGCAGCACGGCCGCGGCCTGTCGGGCCCGGGCCAGGGCATTGGGCCCGGCATAGGAAATCTCGGCCTCGCTCTGGTAGCCGCCGTCGTAGCACACCGTCGTCTTGAGCCGGTCCGGGGCCGGTTTGCCGCGTATGCCGGTCACGGCCACGCGATCCGGCCCGCACTGGGTGACCGTGGCTGCACTGAGATCGACCACCACATCCGGCGTCAGGTAGTGCCCCGGGTCGTGGACCTCGTAGAGCAGCTGTTCCTTGACCGTCTGTTCGGTGACCTGGCCGCCCGTGCCTGGGGGCTTGGTGATGATCAGGTGCCCGTCGGCCTCGACCTCGATGATCGGGTAGCCCAGCCAGGCCATGCCCGGCACGTCCTTGTAGCCTGGATCGGAAAAATACCCGCCGGTGACCTGGGCGCCGCACTCGCCGAGATGGCCGGCCATCATGCCGGCGGCCAGCCGGTCCCAGTCGTCCCAGGCCCAGCCGAAGTGGTGAACGAGCGGCGCCAGGAACAGCGCGGGGTCGGCCACGCGGCCGCTGATCACGATCTGAGCCTGGTCGGCCAGCGCCTCGGCCAGCGGTGCGGCGCCAAGATACACATTCGCCGAGATCAACGTCCGTGGATCGGGCAATTGCGAACTCTCGGTTTCCCACGGCGCAAGGTCGAGTCGTGTCAGCCGATCGAGAATATCGTCGCCCTGGACCCGTGCGATACGTGCCTCTCGATAGCCCAGCTCCTCTGCGATCGCGGCCACGCGCCGACAGGCCCCCAGCGGGTTGGCGGCGCCGAGGTTGCTCAGCACGGCGATGTCGTTGTCCAGGCAGTCCGCCAGGATCGGCCGCATGAGCTCATCGAGCAGAGGTTCGTAGCCCGCGTCGGGATTGTCACGCATGGCGCGATGAGCGGCTGCCAGCGTGCGCTCGCCGAGCGTTTCGAAAATAAGCGCGCTCGGGCTGCCGCGCCGAATGAGTTCGGCCACCACCGGTCCGGCCGCATCGGTCCGGTCACCGGAAAAGCCGGCGCCACTACCCAGGAGAAAACTCATGGACGCGATCCGTGGGTCGTTGTGCCGACCGATCGAGCCTTCGCTTCGCTGGTACGGTCGGCGACCGGGCGGCGCCGGTGGTAGCCGTACAGGCCGATCAGCAGCAACGCGGCCCCGGTGGTGGTCAGCCAGCCGGGCGTCAGGGCCAATATCACCACGATCGCCAGGGCGAGTACGTCGGCGATGCGGTGCCCGGTGACGGCCACGCGCGACATCAGCGCCGAGAACGCGATCACGAACATCACGCCCTGGGCGCTGGCCAGCACGATATGGGGCCAGCTGCCGAAACCCGCCAGCGCCGGATAAATCAGCAGCAGAAACGGTATGACATAGATCGCCGCGGCCAGGCGCACGGCTTCGCCAGCGGCGGGTAGCCAGTTCGTCTGGGCGATACCCGAGCCGACGAACACCGCCACGCACACCGGTGGAGTGATCACCGAAAGCGTGGCGAAATAAAACACGAACAGGTGCGCGATCAACGGCTCCACTCCGATCTGGGTGAGCGCCGGGGCCAGCACCGAGGCCACCAGCACGTAAGCGGCGGTGGTGGGAATGCCCATGCCGAGAATCAGGCAGACACCGCCGACGATCAGCGACACCAGAAACAGCGACTGGCCGCCGAGATCCACGATCAGCCCCGCCAGGGTCACGCCGATGCCGGTCATGCCGATCATCGCCACGAGAATCTGGGCGCCGGCCAGAAGTACGCCGATGATCACCATGCCCTTGCCGGCGTCGGTCAGTCCGTCGAGCAGCCGGGCCGCGATCTGGCGCGGGCCGATGCCGGCGGCCAACGCGAACAACGTATAGGAGACGACGGTCATGACTACGCCGAAGAAGGCGGCCGTCTGAATGGAGCGGCCCGTGAGCACGCCGTAGAACAGCCCGCCGAGGGCAGCCAGGATCGGTATGATGCGGGCCGGTTTGAGCACGTGGCTCCAGGCCGGCATCTCCTCGGCCGGGACCACCCGCAGCTGGCGGCGGCGCGCGACCATGTGGATGGTCAGGAACACCCCGAGATAGAACAGAATCGCCGGCAGCAGCGCGGCCAGGGCAATACGCACATAACTCTCGCCGAGGATCTCGGCCATGATGAAGGCGGCCGCGCCGAGAATCGGCGGCGCGATCTGCCCGCCTGTCGAAGCCACGGCTTCGACCCCGGCCGCAAACGGCGCCGGGTAGTTCAGCCGTTTCATCATCGGGATGGTGAAATTGCCGGTGGTGGCCACATTGGCCACCGCGCTGCCGCTGACCATGCCGAACAGCCCCGATGCCACGGTGGCGACCTTGGCAGCGCCGCCGGGCGAACGGCCGCTCACTCGCAGGGCCAGATCCATGAACGCCTGGCCGCCGCCGGTATGCAGCAGCAGGCTGCCGAACAGCACGAACGCAGCGATCGTCGTGGCGGCCACGCCCACGAGCATGCCCCAGATGCCCAGGTCGCCGAGATAGAGTGTCTCGGTGACGAACGCCGGGCCGAAACCGCGGTGGCCGAGCGGCCCCGGGATATAGGCGCCGAAGAATGCGTAGGCCAGACCGATCAGCACCATCACCGGAAAGATCACACCGATCGCGCGCCGTGACAGATCCAGAATGGCGATGACCAGAACGGACGTCAGCACCATGTCGCGCGGGCTGGCCCAGGGTAGCTCGGTGAGAATACGTTCGTGGTTCATGGCCACGTAACCGCAGGCCGCGACGATGCCCACGGCCAGCGCGGCGTCCACGACCGCGCCTGCCGTGCGCCAGCGCGTGGCCCCGCCCAGCGGATAGATCGTCAGGCCCAGCAGCAACACCAGCGCCAGGAAGATCGATCGCTGCATGAGGCTTTCGAACGGGCCGACCGCCGAGGTGTAGACGATCAGCCCGCCTAGCGCCAGCGCCAGCAGTTTGGTCAGCGTATCGCGCATGTCGGTGGTAAGGCGTCTATTCGACGGGCTTGAGAGCGTCCGGAATGGTCATGCCCTGTTCGCGGTAATAACGGGCCGCGCCGGCAGCCAGGGGCACGCTGCCGACATCCAGCGTGGTCTGTGCCATGTCGGTACCCTTGATCGCGGCAAAGGCGTTGGCCTGGGCATCGGTATGCTCCATGACCGCCTTGACGATGCGATAGGCGGTTTCCTCGTCCATGTCGGGGCTGGCATGCACGGCCACACCGAAGGCCCAGGTGCGATACGGGGGCAGATTGTTGGCCTTGTTCTCCGGCACGTCGACCACGGCCACGTCCGGCATCTCGCTGCGCAACGTCTTGGCCTGATCGTCGTTGAGCGACAGCACCCGGATCGGGGTGAAGGTCGAGATATCCAGCGTCGAGCCATCGAGCTGGTTGCCCACGCCGGACTTCACGTAACCGGCAATACGGCCGTCCTTGATCGAGCTGACCACGTCGGTGGTCGAGCCGCGGACGTAGTCCGGCTCGATCCCCAGAGCGGCCAGTACGGCCTCGGTGGTGCTCTCGGTCGCCGAGCCGGTGATGCCCGGGTTCAGACGGACGCCGTCCAGCCCGGCCAGGGTGTCGACATTGGCATCTTTGCGCATGACCACGTTCTGGGGGGCCACCGTATAGACCCACAACAGCCGGCTGTCGATCGCTCGGCCCTTGAACTCGCCGGTGCCCTCATAGGCGTGGTAACCGGTGTTGGTGGTCACCAGACCGAGATCGATCTGGTTGCGACTCAGTCGACGCAGGTTGTCGACGGTCGCGCCGGTCTCGACCACCGACGAACTCACGCCGTCGACATACTGGTTGATGATCTGATTGACCGAGACGAAGTATGCGTAGTGGCTCGACGAGCTGGACGTCGAGCCGATCAGCAGGCGGGTCTGGGCCTGGGCGTAGCCGCTGGTCAGGATGGCCGCGAGCACGAGCGCGGCCAGGGCGATGAATCGCTTCTGCATGGGAATCTCCTCTGGGCTCGCCGGCCCTTGTATTTATGTCCGGCCTTGTCTGTGCAAGGCCCGGCAGACAGCCTCGCGCGGCCAACGAATTTTGTATATTGAATACTTTTTATGTTTTGTTTTAAATTGTAAAAGTGAATCCCAGTATCAAGCAGTTGCAGGCGTTCGTGGCCGTCGCTCAGGCGCGCAGTCTGGCCGAGGCCGGCGAGCGTGTGCACCTGTCGCAGCCGGCCTTGAGCATCGCCATCCGTAAGCTGGAGAGCACGGTCGGCGGCCCCTTGTTCGCCCGCACGTCGCGCCAGCTGTCGCTTACCCCGGAGGGCGAAACCTTCCTGCCGGTCGCCTCGCGGCTACTCAACGACTGGGCCGAAGCGTTCGAGGATCTCGGCGAGCTGTTCTCCAAGCAGCGCGGCAAGGTCACCATCGCCGCGTTGCCGACGCTTGCCGCCGGCCTGCTGCCGGGCCTTGTCGCCACCCTCCGGGATCGCTATCCGCGGATCAATCTGGCTTTGCATGATGCGCTCGGCGAGGAGGTCGATCAGATGGTGCGCGAGGGTCGGGCCGACATGGGCCTGACCGTGCCCCCTGCGGCTACCGATCTGCTGTCGTTCGAGCCGCTGCTCGAAGACCACTACGTCGCGGTCTGTCCGGTCGGCCACCCGCTGCTCGAACAAGCCACCGTCGCGTGGGCACAGCTGGCCGACTGGCCGTTCATCGGCATCAGCCGGCTGTCGAGTTCGCGTCGTGATATCGACCGTACCGTCGGGCAGGTCGGCCAGACGCTGGATATCGTCTGCGAGGTCAGCCAGATTGCCACGGTGGGGCGGATCGTGGCCTCCGGAGCGGGCATCGGGGTGCTGCCGGCACTGAGCTTCCGTCAGATATCGAGCCGTGGGCTCGGACATCGGCCGCTGGTCGAGCCCACGGTTGCACGGCGCCTGGGCGTGATTCTGCGGCGTCGCGATCCGTT from the Salinisphaera sp. T31B1 genome contains:
- a CDS encoding DUF488 family protein, with amino-acid sequence MTIKIKRIYDPLIADDGYRVLVDRIWPRGIAKQDAALDEWARVLAPSTRLRRWFGHDRQRWTGFRRAYLEELADCDPAPADALRARARDGQVTLLFAARDTEYNHAVVLARYLEQRS
- a CDS encoding TRAP transporter fused permease subunit encodes the protein MRDTLTKLLALALGGLIVYTSAVGPFESLMQRSIFLALVLLLGLTIYPLGGATRWRTAGAVVDAALAVGIVAACGYVAMNHERILTELPWASPRDMVLTSVLVIAILDLSRRAIGVIFPVMVLIGLAYAFFGAYIPGPLGHRGFGPAFVTETLYLGDLGIWGMLVGVAATTIAAFVLFGSLLLHTGGGQAFMDLALRVSGRSPGGAAKVATVASGLFGMVSGSAVANVATTGNFTIPMMKRLNYPAPFAAGVEAVASTGGQIAPPILGAAAFIMAEILGESYVRIALAALLPAILFYLGVFLTIHMVARRRQLRVVPAEEMPAWSHVLKPARIIPILAALGGLFYGVLTGRSIQTAAFFGVVMTVVSYTLFALAAGIGPRQIAARLLDGLTDAGKGMVIIGVLLAGAQILVAMIGMTGIGVTLAGLIVDLGGQSLFLVSLIVGGVCLILGMGIPTTAAYVLVASVLAPALTQIGVEPLIAHLFVFYFATLSVITPPVCVAVFVGSGIAQTNWLPAAGEAVRLAAAIYVIPFLLLIYPALAGFGSWPHIVLASAQGVMFVIAFSALMSRVAVTGHRIADVLALAIVVILALTPGWLTTTGAALLLIGLYGYHRRRPVADRTSEAKARSVGTTTHGSRP
- a CDS encoding HAD family hydrolase — its product is MRSHYRLLSFDGDMTLWNFDAGMRAALEATRRALIERRPTLAAALPDIRPMMAVRERILADASAAGLSFAAIRRRAFRTLLVEHDAADDRLGDQLYAVYLEHRLKATPLYRDVVPLFARLDSDLHLALLSNGNTHPKHLGIADRFDVIAFAGAMYRAKPSPDLFDYAFDHLGCRAEHTIHVGDSLAADVAGAHAVGATSVWLNRDGRPNDTAIVPDHTIASLAELKALL
- a CDS encoding TAXI family TRAP transporter solute-binding subunit; amino-acid sequence: MQKRFIALAALVLAAILTSGYAQAQTRLLIGSTSSSSSHYAYFVSVNQIINQYVDGVSSSVVETGATVDNLRRLSRNQIDLGLVTTNTGYHAYEGTGEFKGRAIDSRLLWVYTVAPQNVVMRKDANVDTLAGLDGVRLNPGITGSATESTTEAVLAALGIEPDYVRGSTTDVVSSIKDGRIAGYVKSGVGNQLDGSTLDISTFTPIRVLSLNDDQAKTLRSEMPDVAVVDVPENKANNLPPYRTWAFGVAVHASPDMDEETAYRIVKAVMEHTDAQANAFAAIKGTDMAQTTLDVGSVPLAAGAARYYREQGMTIPDALKPVE
- a CDS encoding metalloregulator ArsR/SmtB family transcription factor, giving the protein MTTTYLELQVLSTGQTSRLAEMFRLLGEPNRLSLVYACLEEPRSVQTLAADIDISMSLASHHLRLLRAARLLRAERRGKQVFYVAADAHVQRVLRDMVEHSDEQDL
- a CDS encoding acyclic terpene utilization AtuA family protein; amino-acid sequence: MSFLLGSGAGFSGDRTDAAGPVVAELIRRGSPSALIFETLGERTLAAAHRAMRDNPDAGYEPLLDELMRPILADCLDNDIAVLSNLGAANPLGACRRVAAIAEELGYREARIARVQGDDILDRLTRLDLAPWETESSQLPDPRTLISANVYLGAAPLAEALADQAQIVISGRVADPALFLAPLVHHFGWAWDDWDRLAAGMMAGHLGECGAQVTGGYFSDPGYKDVPGMAWLGYPIIEVEADGHLIITKPPGTGGQVTEQTVKEQLLYEVHDPGHYLTPDVVVDLSAATVTQCGPDRVAVTGIRGKPAPDRLKTTVCYDGGYQSEAEISYAGPNALARARQAAAVLRARLAFRAPADLRSRLDIIGAISVFDDDESTLGGAGQAPADGDYRLRLAVEHGQRRWVERATQELLALYCAGPAGGGGVRRSFQRRVCTASYLVRREDVDAFATRLTPQTEHLDRSHA
- a CDS encoding cation diffusion facilitator family transporter, translated to MSHDHAHDHDHDHDHGGLGGHHHHGGSGRVLVFSLCLTLAFAFVEAVGGWWADSLALMSDAGHMFTDSSSLAIGAVAAWMAKRPASRVHSFGLQRAEVLGALINAVLMIVVVVAIAVSAIERFAEPRTVAGAPVMVIAGIGLVMNIAVAVILMRGEQTMNVRGALIHVIGDLLGSVAALAAGLIIILTGWMPIDPILSLLVSALILVSAWRLLREVVHVLMEGVPKGVDARQVSRALADVEGVQSVHDLHIWSLSSSQRALAAHVEIARLAEWQTILPRLQALLADRYAITHTTLQPEDRQTAIDCAGGADCGLASRA
- a CDS encoding acetyltransferase; its protein translation is MNDETPRQLAERVREACLSALLAGHEQAAIAGLCGEGAFEAAVGAVQELNLDALLADPIVSHEPPSTASED
- a CDS encoding sulfite oxidase yields the protein MSDQRKHPARGDAFDSPSAPVAPSRRRFLTHTLGIGGGLVAYGATGGAALAATAGGAAKSDPAQAELPEAVRWKEADAFVLHGRSPITLESKRSAFGSSGITPANRLYVRNNLPVPDARIVADPNAWELTVEGVEQPRTLSVAELKTMGLTSVAMVLQCSGNGRGFFAHETSGSQWRTGAAGNVIWSGVPLKTVVEALGGPVDGVKFVTSTGGEALPEGLDPDLVQVERSIPVDKGLDDVLLAWEMNGAPIPLAHGGPLRVIVPGYYGCNNVKYVKRVALTSAESTAKIQQTSYRIRPIGVSGAPDQPSMWDMNVKSWITGPGADESLPVKSGRQVIHGVAFGGNEAVESVDVSIDGGKTWETAELIGPDMGPYAWRTFALETNLPAGTHRLASRATSASGERQPEARQENERGYGNNSWRDHALMVEVG
- the sat gene encoding sulfate adenylyltransferase; its protein translation is MIKPHGSDTLNPLFVADDKVREQLVQEGHELPALTVSSAAAANCVMLGAGYFNPLSGFMSKADALSVGARLETTDGLFWPVPIVNIVDDIEPIKGAARIALKDPNVPGTPVIAVQDIEGIDEISDDEMATLTGQVFGTNDPEHPGVATFNGMGRYIVHGPIQVLNFSYFEKDFPDTFRTAGSIREEFAERGWDKVVAFQTRNPMHRAHEELCKMALEATGADGILIHMLLGKLKPGDIPANVRDAAIRKMVDVYFPENSVMITGYGFDMLYAGPREAVLHAVFRQNAGCSYLIVGRDHAGVGDFYGPFDAQTIFDTQVPDGALDIEIFAADHTAFSKKLGKVVMMRDVPDHTKDDFVILSGTKVREMLGNGTAPPPEFSRPEVAEILMDYYQSK
- a CDS encoding cytochrome c, whose amino-acid sequence is MCRSHTIRLCGSAAAILLAMSATALAEDAASGKKIFTEQAKPSCTVCHTLSDAGSQGQIGPNLDDLKPSRDRVYKAVTGGVGAMPPYKDALSDAQRRAVADYVSQATGGG